One window from the genome of Aquipuribacter sp. SD81 encodes:
- a CDS encoding trans-sulfuration enzyme family protein, producing the protein MPDSPATRLVHAGRPPAVPGGPLNPSVELSSTFHAGTGPDGLADPAVRNYARVGTSTWEALEAAVGELEGGEAVLLGSGIAAVTAAVEVALAHAGGSTRVVVPARAYSGTVALLRHLRDTRGVDVVAVDPAEPGALARAAAVPGTGLVWLETPVNPTMELTDVREVVAAAAPGALVAVDGTFATPLLQNPLALGAHVVVHSLTKAVAGHSDVLLGAAVAADPALATALREHRTRTGAVPGPFEAWLALRGLRTLDVRLQRAQATAGLVARRAQEHPAVLRVRYPGLPEDPWHAVAQAQMRGPGTLLALDLPDAASAERVAASTRLWVHATSLGGVESLLERRRRHAAEPEAVPEGLLRLSVGIEDAEDLWADLAQALDGATRTAR; encoded by the coding sequence GTGCCCGACTCCCCCGCCACCCGCCTCGTGCACGCCGGGCGACCGCCCGCGGTGCCGGGCGGCCCGCTCAACCCCTCCGTCGAGCTGAGCAGCACCTTCCACGCCGGCACCGGGCCCGACGGCCTCGCCGACCCGGCCGTGCGCAACTACGCCAGGGTCGGCACGAGCACGTGGGAGGCGCTGGAGGCCGCCGTCGGGGAGCTCGAGGGCGGCGAGGCGGTCCTGCTCGGGTCCGGCATCGCCGCGGTGACGGCCGCGGTCGAGGTGGCCCTGGCCCACGCGGGCGGCTCGACGCGGGTGGTCGTGCCGGCGCGGGCGTACTCCGGCACCGTCGCGCTGCTCCGGCACCTGCGCGACACCCGAGGGGTCGACGTCGTGGCCGTCGACCCGGCGGAGCCGGGCGCGCTCGCGCGGGCCGCGGCCGTCCCGGGCACGGGGCTGGTGTGGCTGGAGACCCCCGTCAACCCGACGATGGAGCTCACCGACGTCCGTGAGGTCGTCGCGGCCGCGGCGCCGGGCGCGCTCGTCGCGGTCGACGGGACCTTCGCGACGCCGCTGCTGCAGAACCCGCTCGCGCTCGGCGCGCACGTCGTCGTGCACTCGCTCACCAAGGCCGTCGCCGGGCACTCCGACGTGCTGCTCGGCGCGGCCGTCGCCGCCGACCCGGCCCTCGCGACGGCGCTGCGGGAGCACCGCACCCGCACCGGCGCCGTGCCGGGGCCGTTCGAGGCGTGGCTCGCGCTGCGCGGTCTGCGGACCCTCGACGTGCGCCTGCAGCGCGCGCAGGCGACGGCGGGGCTCGTGGCCCGGCGCGCGCAGGAGCACCCCGCCGTGCTCCGCGTCCGCTACCCCGGGCTGCCCGAGGACCCGTGGCACGCCGTCGCGCAGGCGCAGATGCGCGGGCCCGGCACGCTGCTCGCCCTCGACCTGCCCGACGCGGCGAGCGCCGAGCGCGTCGCGGCGTCGACCCGGCTGTGGGTGCACGCGACGAGCCTCGGCGGGGTCGAGTCCCTCCTCGAGCGACGCCGCCGGCACGCCGCGGAGCCCGAGGCCGTCCCGGAGGGCCTGCTGCGGCTGTCGGTCGGCATCGAGGACGCCGAGGACCTGTGGGCGGACCTCGCCCAGGCCCTCGACGGCGCGACCCGGACCGCGCGGTAG
- a CDS encoding NAD(P)H-dependent glycerol-3-phosphate dehydrogenase — protein sequence MSGATVCVLGSGSWGTTFATVTVDAGCRTTLWGRDAETVRAVTEDHENPRYLPGVALPPGLAATTDAAAAVAAAEVVVVALPSKVLRATVAPLAEHVRPDAVLVSLSKGVEHGTDRRMSQVVADAGGVPDTRVAVVSGPNLAREIAARQPTATVVAASEEAVAERVAAACSTDYFRPYTNTDVVGVEIAGAMKNVIALAVGMAVGLGMGDNSRASLITRGLAETARLGAALGADAQTFAGLAGMGDLVATCTSPLSRNRTFGEELGRGGTVADVVARTRQTAEGVVSCGSLLHLARSLGVDVPITEAVTEVVEDRLRPPDLARLLLSRARKPEGA from the coding sequence GTGAGCGGTGCGACGGTGTGCGTGCTGGGCAGCGGGTCGTGGGGCACGACGTTCGCAACCGTCACCGTCGACGCGGGCTGCCGCACCACGCTGTGGGGCCGGGACGCGGAGACCGTCCGGGCTGTCACCGAGGACCACGAGAACCCGCGCTACCTGCCGGGGGTCGCGCTGCCGCCGGGCCTGGCCGCGACCACCGACGCCGCCGCCGCGGTCGCGGCCGCCGAGGTCGTCGTCGTCGCGCTGCCGTCGAAGGTGCTGCGGGCGACGGTGGCGCCGCTCGCGGAGCACGTGCGCCCCGACGCGGTCCTCGTCAGCCTGTCCAAGGGCGTCGAGCACGGCACGGACCGGCGCATGAGCCAGGTCGTCGCCGACGCCGGCGGCGTGCCGGACACCCGGGTGGCGGTGGTGAGCGGGCCGAACCTCGCCCGGGAGATCGCCGCGCGGCAGCCCACCGCGACGGTCGTCGCCGCGAGCGAGGAGGCCGTGGCCGAGCGGGTCGCCGCCGCGTGCTCGACCGACTACTTCCGCCCGTACACCAACACCGACGTGGTGGGCGTCGAGATCGCGGGGGCGATGAAGAACGTCATCGCGCTCGCGGTCGGCATGGCCGTCGGCCTCGGCATGGGCGACAACTCCCGGGCGTCGCTCATCACGCGCGGGCTCGCGGAGACCGCGCGGCTCGGCGCGGCGCTCGGCGCGGACGCGCAGACCTTCGCCGGGCTCGCCGGGATGGGCGACCTCGTCGCGACGTGCACGTCGCCGCTCAGCCGCAACCGCACGTTCGGGGAGGAGCTCGGCCGCGGCGGCACGGTCGCCGACGTCGTCGCCCGCACCCGGCAGACCGCGGAGGGGGTCGTGTCGTGCGGCTCCCTGCTGCACCTCGCCCGCTCGCTCGGCGTCGACGTGCCCATCACCGAGGCCGTCACCGAGGTCGTGGAGGACCGGCTCCGCCCGCCGGACCTCGCCCGGCTTCTGCTGTCGCGCGCCCGCAAGCCCGAGGGGGCCTGA
- a CDS encoding lysophospholipid acyltransferase family protein, producing the protein MSAGPETSSRQGWGYRLTVAVVVPVLRLLARRDWRGGEHLPDAGGVVAVSTHASELDPLTFAHFVHGHGRIMRFLAKASLFRVPGLGALLRSAEQIPVHRGGDASATYRSAVEAVEAGLLVAVFPEGTLTRDPDLWPMRGKTGAARIALSTGAPVVPIGQWGPHRVLPRYGRVLRPFPRKTVHVWAGPPVDLDDLRGRPLDQAVLVEATDRIMRALTAIVAEQRGGTPPATPFDPRAAGVPETGRWTGEEGRRP; encoded by the coding sequence GTGAGCGCCGGCCCCGAGACCTCGTCACGGCAGGGGTGGGGGTACCGCCTCACGGTCGCGGTCGTCGTCCCCGTGCTCCGGCTGCTGGCGCGGCGGGACTGGCGCGGTGGCGAGCACCTGCCCGACGCGGGTGGTGTGGTGGCCGTGTCGACGCACGCGAGCGAGCTCGACCCCCTCACCTTCGCCCACTTCGTCCACGGGCACGGGCGCATCATGCGCTTCCTCGCGAAGGCGAGCCTGTTCCGCGTGCCCGGCCTCGGGGCGCTGCTGCGCAGCGCCGAGCAGATCCCCGTGCACCGCGGTGGCGACGCGAGCGCGACGTACCGCTCCGCCGTCGAGGCGGTCGAGGCGGGGCTGCTCGTCGCGGTGTTCCCCGAGGGCACCCTCACGCGCGACCCCGACCTGTGGCCGATGCGCGGCAAGACCGGTGCGGCCCGGATCGCGCTCAGCACGGGTGCGCCCGTCGTGCCGATCGGGCAGTGGGGCCCGCACCGTGTCCTGCCGCGCTACGGGCGCGTGCTCCGGCCGTTCCCCCGGAAGACGGTCCACGTGTGGGCGGGCCCGCCCGTCGACCTCGACGACCTCCGCGGCCGGCCGCTCGACCAGGCCGTCCTCGTCGAGGCGACCGACCGCATCATGCGCGCCCTCACCGCCATCGTCGCCGAGCAGCGCGGTGGGACGCCGCCCGCGACGCCCTTCGACCCGCGCGCCGCGGGCGTGCCGGAGACCGGCCGGTGGACCGGCGAGGAGGGCCGGCGCCCGTGA
- the cofC gene encoding 2-phospho-L-lactate guanylyltransferase: MSAPAATAHPGWTVVLPVKGGPGAKSRLVPPGPARRADLARAVALDTVAAVLACRAPDGPVADVVVVTADEPTAREHAALGARVVRDPGSGLDAAVLAGAATARPDRPCAVLLADLPSLRPDELVETLAGCARLLAGGAGQVVVPDADGTGTSLLAASRPQSLRPSFGAGSAARHEALGARRLREAPWGVRHDVDTLAQLTELLEHGTGARTTEAAGALRGAAQPRSTIAPSAASLSPKCS, encoded by the coding sequence ATGAGCGCCCCCGCCGCCACGGCCCACCCCGGCTGGACGGTCGTGCTGCCCGTCAAGGGCGGGCCCGGCGCCAAGTCGCGGCTCGTGCCGCCCGGGCCGGCCCGACGGGCCGACCTCGCCCGCGCCGTCGCCCTCGACACGGTGGCCGCCGTGCTCGCGTGCCGGGCGCCGGACGGACCCGTCGCGGACGTCGTCGTCGTCACCGCCGACGAGCCGACCGCACGGGAGCACGCCGCGCTCGGCGCCCGCGTGGTCCGCGACCCGGGGTCGGGGCTCGACGCCGCGGTGCTCGCCGGGGCGGCCACCGCCCGGCCCGACCGGCCGTGCGCGGTGCTGCTCGCGGACCTGCCGTCGCTGCGGCCCGACGAGCTCGTCGAGACCCTCGCCGGCTGCGCCCGGCTCCTGGCCGGCGGCGCGGGCCAGGTCGTGGTGCCCGACGCCGACGGCACGGGCACGTCGCTGCTCGCGGCCTCCCGGCCGCAGTCGCTGCGGCCGTCCTTCGGGGCGGGCTCGGCGGCCCGCCACGAGGCGCTCGGGGCGCGCCGGCTGCGGGAGGCCCCGTGGGGCGTGCGCCACGACGTCGACACGCTCGCGCAGCTGACGGAGCTGCTCGAGCACGGGACGGGCGCCAGGACCACCGAGGCCGCGGGCGCCCTCCGAGG